In Clupea harengus chromosome 4, Ch_v2.0.2, whole genome shotgun sequence, the genomic stretch GTAAGTGAAGACATAAGATGAGTGGATGTTTAGATTTAGTCCTGACAGAGAATGACCCGATACCCTTCTGaccctttctgtgtggagtttgcatgttctccccgtgcctgcgtgggtttactccgggtactccggtttcccccaccatcataaagacatgcattgcatcgtatgaatatgaatgaatgttggtggtggtcggaggggccgttggcgctgattggcagccacgcttctgtcagtctgccccagggcagctgtggctactgaggtagcttaccaccaccggtatgactgtgtatgactgctggactctggactctgtaaagcgacttcgggtatatagagaagcgctatataagattgaattgaattgattgattgattgattgaccaCTACCCTTGGATCCTGCCGATGTCTAGGGGTCGAATCAAACACTTGGATGTCGTCACCCTTCTGCGGAGTATCCAGCCACCACTTGGCTTTGGTAAATTCTGCCCTCACCGGGCAGCATGTAAGGTACGTGAAGTCAAAGTACACTTGCAGATTGTGTCGCACACGTAGTATCATACCATAAATGTTTCCTAAATcagcaaatttttttttttttttttaactcttttgtttcctctctctttacatCTGCTCCATAGCGTTTGATAGGCATGAATATGCCAATGAACAGCGATGGAACGGTCACCTTCAACGCTACCTTGTTTGCCCTTGTTAGAACAGCCCTCTATATTAAAACAGAAGGTTTGTCAcgccatttacatttttacatttagtcatttagcagacgcttttgtccaaagcgacgtacaagggagagaacagtcaagctaagagcaatacaaagcatggtgtaacaataaatactactttacatgagaatgtAACGCCACCGTAATTCCAGCAGCATATATGCAACTGTAACACACGACTATTGATCCTTTTGATCAATCAAACTGAACTCAATATGAGGGTCCTTTGTGTCTGGTCAGGTAACTTTGAACAAGCCAACGAGGAGCTGAGAGCCATCATCAAGAAGATTTGGAAACGCACCAGTATGAAGTTGCTGGACCAGGTGATTCCACCCATAGGAGGTGAGTTGTACATATCCATATGATCTTCTGTAGTGAGACTCAGATGTATAATGCAAATGCCATCTGCTTATTCAAATGTGTAAAAAACTAAAGTGTATCTGCAATCCCATTGGTTGTAGATGATGAGGTGACAGTTGGGAAGTTCTACGCCACCTTCCTTCTCCAGGAGCATTTCCGCAAGTTCATGAAACGACAAGAAGAGTTGTACGGATACCGCCCAAACAAGAAGAGTGCATCAGAAATACAGGTACTATAACATCAACACCTCACTAAAATCATTTTATTcagtttagattagattagattcaactttcagttttcagtttcagtttatcTTTTATCAGTGCAACACTGCCTAGGTTGGTCTCTACTCTTGTACTTAGAGTAAACAGGTCATTTTTTACATGTTTAATTATTTACCATCTTTTCTCTTGGTATTCCTCCTCTTCTTATCTCCTATCTCCTAACTCCTCTGTTCTAGTGTGGCCTTCGGAACATTGACGAGGAAGCAGCAGGGGATCTGCACAGGGCCATCTCAGGAGACCTTATTGCTGAGGATGAGATGGATCGAGCCGtggaggctggagaggagggCATCTACAGGGTGCGTGCGGGCAGTATAACTGTACCTGTTGAAATTAGGCCGATCTGGACCTCTTATTATTCCGGAATATCTGAAATCTATCCGAATCTATCCGAATACTGTCTTCTTATATCCAGTGTTTCAAATATTTTTCAAATTAAACTAAAAAATGTTATActaaaaatgaaaaagtaaGAAGAATATGTCACATAAGATAATATAAAACTTTATTGCCACACAACAATGTTGGTGGTATTCTTTTGTCATAGGTAGCTCAGTCCAGtaaggaggggggagatggactTTGTCACATTTTATAGTTTCATCATCAGAGACAATAATCATAAAGTGTGCTCTCTTTCCTCTTGCTCCAAACAGCGAACTGGAGGTCTGTTTGGCAACAACATGACTCAGATCTCATCCGAGCCCAGCAGTCCCACGTCTGCGGGGGTGACCAACCAGAGGCCTCTGCAGTTCTCCGAGAGCCGCCCAGGGGACACAGAGTCCCCACCACCCTCAGCGTTCTTGCCCGTCACCGAGTTCTCCTCTGCCACTCCAACAAGatccaacaccaacaacaacgcTGCCAACTTCTTCGGAGGGTGAGAGCTCGACTCACCGTAACACCTCCACAGCAAGGAGAGAGCTGTTGAGTTTAGCGGTCTTTAGCGTCTCTAATGTTAACTAATTACTAAAAATACTGATTTCGCACGGCAGActtgtgtatgagagtgaaCTACCATTTgatgaggagaagaaagacTACGCCAATCAAGATGTACGGTATAGCACACAAGGTAAGAAGTCAAATGTGATCTTTTGAAGTGCAAATATCTTTactgaacacaacacagcagaagCGTTCACTAAGCACAAACGTTTGCATTGGTCTTCCTGTAGATGGCTTTTTGAGAGACGAATCACTCACAAGGGCCAGTCAGATGAGGCGCCTATCAGATTTACCCATCAGAACGGATATCACCCAGGTAACACACGCAGAGGCTCGGCCATCTGTATGAAGCACCAGACACCAATTTGATATATCCAGTTTGAAAACTTTCACCAATTTTTTCTGACGGATGTTCCCACCTGTTTCTGGATGTTTGCAGTTCCCCGTTAACCTCTCTGGGGGTGAGTCAGAGGCCCAGTGCAGCCCTGCTACAGACAAGCTGATCCAGGAGGTGAGTTAGACACTAATACAGTaaattcaggtttttttttacaggaggCCTACTCTAGATGATCCAAAATCTCTTGTAATCCAAAGCGGTGATAAGATGAAGGAGACCAGATCTGTTGAATTATGGTTTCTTATGTCTTCCACAGAGTCTGAAAGAAAGTGGTTTAGGCGCTCTGGCGAGAGATCCCGAGTTTGTGGCCGTGACCAGGCAGGAAATGTCCGAAGCGATACAGATGGACGTGGCTGAGATAGAAGGTGCGGCCCAGGGCATCCTCAACGGGCGCAGTGGCCGCGTCACGAGGCGCAAGCGTCGCCCAATCCCTGTCCCCCCTCCAGGCCGGCCCAGCTCCAGGAGCCTACTGAGACTACCAGTCAGCGCAAGCGTCGCCCAATCCCTGTCCCCCCTTCAAGGCCCGCCCAGCTCCAGGAGCCTACTGAGGCTACCAGTCAGCTGTAGGCCAGTAccacacattcaattcaattcaattcaattcaattcaattcaattcaattcaattcaattcaattttatttatatagcgccaaaacaataaagttgtctcaaggcgctttacagagcccagtgcctggaccccccccccccttagagcaagcacaatggcataACATAATGTCATCTTGGTTGATGAGACTTTATACTGCAGGTAACATCAGCGCATTACAAAGTCCTATTTTGTGCTCCGAGCACGGAAGCCCACAAGTCACGGCCAGACTGAATTGCTTAAGGTTGATTTTGTGGTTGTTTAGCCAAgtctaacggtgcaaacccatgacagcgacgcgatacgcttccatcgctttgagtgggcgtgttgtatgctggaaatagcataacagactggactagtgagctagttagcaggctagccagttagtaggctatctagtcacttgtctttatatcaaaactgtaaTTCGGTTCAAAtaagcccaggattaaatatataacatacCAGGAATAACAACAAGcccttacaaggccatccaagcctctctttttagcaaatttaacgaccaaataataataataataccgtcagagacaacaccaaacaatctgattggctgctgccgggaaaaatcgctcctcatttgcataggattcaactttttccaacttttatcggtcgcgtcgcccaaaacagtggtctacgtcacaatggattggctcccgttgaaatgcatgggatttcgaatatcgcgtcgctcgtaacggtgtcatgggtttgcaccatAAGGAAACACACTTCAATAAAGTAATATCTTTAAAATCTACTCATTCAACATAAATAAAGCAATTTTAACAGGACACATGTTGAATatcttttcttgtgttttttttatgttgtccaTTCTGCTGAGTGGAGTAAGAGCTGGAATGACCAGTCATTCAAACGTGCTGTGTCATGCCTCAGTCATGCAAACGTGCTGTGTCACGCTCAGGCCAGGTGTGACGGTGTTGTTACCTTTATTTGTGAGAGGGAAAGGCCTGAAAGACCAGTGTCCGAAAGAGTACCAGTGCAAGTGCTGTGTTGTAATTGTGCATGTATGGGAGCAGAGTCTCGAAGACTACAGATCCAGAGCTTTCCTCTCTCCTGGACAAgagaaggtggaggtggaggtggtggagaaggTGCCTGAGGACCCTGGCGTCCGTGAACACTTTACACCACCCTGAGAAGGACTGGATGCAGTCTTGAGGAAGATGTATAGGTTGAaacttttttatatttttacttttttgatGTTTTTAAGCAATAAAGTCCTTCACAGTATGCCTATGTCTCTGACAGGTGtcacttttattatattttttatgaGGGACTTTAAATCTGTTGATCATTTGTCAAtacttttttgtctcttttgacGCATTTAAGCAAAACAATTCTTCACTGGATGCCCATGTTTCTGACCAGTCTGACAAGTTGTTTTAATTTCTTAAAAGAATGTTACTTGTTCAAGAAATGTTGCATAGATGTGGTCAGTCATGAGACTACTTTTGGTCTGCTATTGACAAGATGCATATTTAAATCTATCCAAAAATGTATTAATCTTTTTTGTGTGGTAAGAacagctctctttttttcttttcaatccTCTTTTGAACCACTCCTTCAGGGACTGTTTGGGTTGAGTTAGAAATGTCAAATCACACCGATGCTTTCATCATTCTCGCCCGCGTTCAGCCCATTTTTTAAGCATGGTTGTCTCTCTAGACGGATATCTTGTAATAATGTATGTCTTACTATGCTAAGGCTACcctattattattttcttatgCGCAGTAGAAGTGCAGTTGAAATATTGAAAACATTTTAGATATGCAATATATCTGTTGAAATACCTGTTAAAGCATAACATATTCAtttgttattttcatttacaCGTTAGCACGTTATGCTACTTATTTGGGTATTTATTTTTGAAGGACTTCAAGTCCAGATGTTTTAATCTGTTATATGGTAAACACAGAGGGACATTGTATCATTGTAAAATGTTTGTGCTAGTAATGGCATAGATTTGTGTCTACTGTGTTGTGTGCACAGTGTACATGTCTACAGCATACCTGGAGTATGGTGGATGGAGACAATTTAATTCAGTTCACAAGAGATCAACTGGTGTTGTTCAAGGTAGATTTATACTGTAATTTCTTGGCACTTTACGTTTCGATGTGATTAGGTTTAGGTGGAAGGTCACAGCATGCACATCACTGATAGAGGTCTTAAGACAGTCATTTTTAGAAGACTAGGTACTTACTACCTAATGGTTGtctttctgtatttgtcttttcttttctgtggaTGTTTTTGCAGAGCtgaacctctttttttttcttgttcaccAACCTCCCTTTTCACCACTCTCTTCCTTGAATGAAATGAGTAGAACTGTATTTTGAGTATCGATGATTATGGTAAATATTCTGATCGTTGTGATTATTTAATGATATTACCTAACTAATGAATCTGAAGTAATAAAAGTCATTTTCACTGCAGTGGAATACATGTTGTTTTGATAGAAAATAAGTGACTCATGAAGAACAAACGTAGAGAGGGCTAAGGTTTTTGCAGAAATTTGGTTAACAGCATAAAATTAGTAATTGCCAGTAGACCTATATAAGGGCTTAAAGGACTTCAAAACTGACAAGGTGAGAAAAACACCTTAGCAAGCTAACGAAATTGAAATGCATAATTACATTTCCTTTCAAATGTAATTGCAATGATTCACACTCTAAAACCTTAGtattgcaacacacacatacaaaacatgtattaaaataatgaatgaaaataaactgCCATATTTTGCCACATATATTACTAAACATAAGCCTGTAAATAAGCTTCAAATCATATCTACTTCAAATGCAAGATGATGAAACTTGATACCATGCATATGTAAGTACATATGTAAGCAGATTtaaacaggaaaacatcaagAACTGCCACCAATTCAAAAGGCCGTTATTGTCTCAGAAGCAGTACTAATCATAGCACACCTAAGGCATAAGGCACCAACATGCATTCATAATACTTTAGGAGGTAACACTGCACAGTTGAGCATCTAAATTCAACTGAAATATTTCAAATTCAATgaccaatattttttttttttacaactgtATGCAGActaaacagacacgcacagccTACCAGCCTTCAGGAGTATACCCTACTAATAAAGGGATAGTTCAGAGAAAATCAATTTCAATACAGCCCATCTTCCAGTATTACGGGGAGCTCCATCCCCTGCTTTTGACGGTTCTCACAGTGAAATGTTGCCCAACACTGGCTCTAAAAACCCACCGCACTAAATATGTGCCAAAACCCCATGCACTTGCCTCAAGCTGTGGGCAGTGCTTCAGTGATGTCGTACAGACAAATGTGTATAGCAGACACTgtatttataaaaatgaaaattcaAGATGGCAACCACCATGAGGTCAATGCTTTCAGCAATGTAGCTAGCAATGTAGGTAGTTCAGTTATTCCTCAATGACAGTACGTCATGCTGGCTCCAAAACAAGAACAGAAAGTGggagcgacagtggtacagtaggtagagaagtcgtttagtaaacagaaggttgctagtttgattccctgtcgaagcgtccttgagcaagacactgaacccctaattgctcctgatgtgcagtgtgccatcagtgtaaaatgtattacatataagtcgcacatatgtaagtcgctttggataaaagcgtctgctaaatgactaaatgtgaatatAAAGAACTGAACTACTTAGAGGCAAGTGTGTGAAGCTCTGGTCATGCATTTATCGTAATGTTTTTACTGGTCTTTACGTTTACATGTTAGAAAGTAAATACAACCAAAATCAGAGAGCAGAAAGAAATAGAAACCTGTGTTATTcagattttaaatgaactatTCCTGCAACGTCCACAGGAGCTAGGCCAAGACTCCATAAACAAAGCTCTGTTCATATATCATATTCAATATGTTCATACCATATCATATTCAATGAGCGATAAAGTACAATAGTCCAAAGCATTATCCTATACCACAAATACAATCATTTGcacatacaaaatacatttggaAACACATTTGGAAATGATGCAAATTCCTTGATTCTGAGCATAACAGTCACCAAAAAATCTATAATACACACTGACCTAAAATAAGCCAGTCCTCTGCTGCTAAGTGCACATCAACAACGACTACTTACAAGGGATATGATGACATGGTCCTAATATCACGAGTGCACAAAGACTGGTGCAAGGCACGAGAACTATGCTAGAGAATCATTCTGTATTACTGAGCTATGTGTAAGGCCAGAGGCAGTTCTTCACAAAGGCCACATTGGCAGTTGCCTTGGTTATCAATACCCTCCCCCTCAGCAGTGTGATTTTAGAGGCATGGGATCCAAACTACCCATATATCCAAGAACTGAATGTACAAAAGGGGGTACACCAAATTTAAAATTCATTTCGGGTGCACATGGCAAATTGAATATTCTCAGCGCCCTGTTGTCTATTGATTATCAATGCCTGATTATGGTAAATATTCAGATAATTGTGATTATTTAATGATATTACCTCTTAAATGAATCTGAAGTAATGAACcacaaaataaaaatcataCATAATGTATCACTCCAGTGGAATACATGTTGTTTTGATAGAAAATAAGTGACTCGTGCATGAATTACGATGAACTACATCTAATCTCAGTATATCAAAACTCAGCATGTCATATTTCATCACTTTGACATTTTCGTGTTCATCTATGAGTTTCTGTGTTCATGATTGGCTAAGattaaatcacacaatcacacctaTTCATGTCTATGGTGGCATATTAGGGCCTCTGTAGGTTATGTAAGTTCAGACTGAATGTGCATATACACTAAAAAGTAGTTGCTTCTTTTCACCTTGTGATAAGCCTATGCAATGGTACTGAAATATAGCCGACAATCTACAGTTATGGTCCCGCCAGGCTGGTGAGCTATTCATTAGGATTTGGGATGGCATCTGGATACTgagacaggtcaaaggtcaaaaccTTACTGATGACACAGTTTCCTTGCTGCAGGGAAACGAGAAGAAGGTAACATATTGGACATTTAGACTTATTCATGGCAACATTTCCTATGGTATAATTGTACTAGCCTATTGACATAAAACCTGTGTCTGTGGTCGAATGAAGAACAGATTTATGCAACCACAAACCTCAGGGTAGACCCCAACCGGCGGAACgggaggaggagccccccaacTCCTAACTGGATGGCCTGGAGACAGTCGGGGAGGAGAGAACGCGAGGAGGCtggactgtttttattttttatttttgttgtatgtCTGATTCCTATTCACTTCATAAATCTTGCTGCTAtgacacctgaatttccctaacgggattaataaaagtttatcttatcttatctctcTCTTAATCAGAGAGTCTGCCTTGGTGTAGAACTCTTTCTTCAGAGAGATCACGATGGCTTGGAAATTCTGCACTGACTGATCCTTTATGTAATTAGCCACCTGCCGTGCGGTGCAATAAAACAAACTTAAGTCAAATGTATGTTCTGCAATCCTTCCAAAGAATTGATTGTGAATACAACCTACTAGATAAAATGTGAATATTTCACAAACAATAAAATGGCATCCAGTTTTAACATGTTGCAAGTGGTTGCATGTTGCATCTTTTTTTAGTTTCACAGTTACAACTCCTAAGCATGCCTATCTGTACGCATTGGAATGAATGGAACTAATTCATCattatttatcatcattatttattcagggagaattgactgagcacagggctcttttgcagcaatgccctgattgagggtacataatacagatgaacaataaataaacaaaccataacaaaacaaaacagacaaaataaatacacaatttACACAAATTCCTCTGAGAATAAAATGTTTTCTTGAGGATAGCTATCCAGTTTCTAACACACTAACCTTGCCTATGTTGGTGTTATCCAAGGCAGCATCGATCTCATCCAAAACAAAGAAAGGAGCCGGCTTGTAGCTATTGTGTAagacacaaaatgaaaaacagtaCACACATTACAGTACCACAAACAGGACCGGCTTTGCAGACTacaagcagcaataaggagttctgttccaaaactagcaagctaattacctaaaaggcatgcaaaaaccttgctaacaccaccaacagcgcagttgacactgatagaagcttgccaacacactaactggtgtcttttggcagtatagctggcaatgtcatgctgtgaaagcttttcttccatttttgcagggtattccagcctggtatacagaactacataggcagggcatatcctggatgactagtggggaagacacaggtgtttatctgtccttcacatgaccatatgctatcaaaattaatttgaggatggtacctaaactagttgcctataaacccatacctcaaaaagtgtcaaattgttgcatagtgttactttaacaatCTTATCTTTACTGGGGTAAACCTCACCTGTGAATGACAAACAGTAGAGCCAGGCCACTGTCTTCTCTCCCCCTGAGAGGCTGTCCATGGGTCGGAAGCTCTTTCCAGGAGCCACACAGTTGTAGTTGATGCCGTCTAAGTAGGGttcctctgggtgtgtgtgtctgtgtgtgtatgtgtctgtgtgtgtatgtatgtgtgtttgtgtgtgtgtgtgtgtgtgtgcgtgtgtgtgtttgtgtgtgtgtgtgtgtgtgtgcgtgtgtgtgtgtgcgtgtgtgtgtgtgtgtgtgtgtgtgtgtgtgtgtatgtgtgtgtgtgtgtgtgcgtgtgtgtgtgtgtgtgtgtgtgtgtgtgtgtgtgtgtgtatgtgtgtgtgtttgtgtgtctgtgtgtgtatgtgtgtgtgtttgtgtgtgtgtgtgtgtgtgtgtgtgtgtgtgtgtgtgtatgtgggtgtgtttgtatgtgtgtgtgtgtgtgtgtgtgtgtgtgtgtatgtgcatgctgaTGTGCGTACACAGTTGTAGTTGATGCCGTCTAAGTACGGTTCCTCTGGGTTCTCTGGGACCAGGAGTGCCTAAAAGGATAAAGGATGTCCTTAAAATGGATCCATTGAACGTTGTCGGGTAGAGTGAGTCCTTGACAAGGCCTGGGGAATTGAATTATTGATTAGTGACATTAGCCTCAATCACAGTACCTGTGCACTGCTATTGCGAGAGAGGGCTTTGTAGATCTCATCAATGTTGGTGGCGACGGACTCAAAGCAGACGTTGAAGCGATCGAATCTCTCCTTCTTGATCTGCTCAAACGCTTGCTTGGCCTTCTTTGCCCGTTTGCGGGCGGCCTCAAACTCTGccgaacacagaacacaaagctCCTTCAGATACTTAGGATTAGGACAACAAAAAAGTTGTCATTCCCTCTATAACAACCTTATCTCGTTCCCGGAAAAAAATAAAGTCTAAGTGATTTTTCAAAGACAGCGACTTCAACACATGTCGTTGATCTCTGATGtggccctctcctcctgctcctgagaCACTTagccctccttcctctccacccACCATCGCTGGTCTCCTGGAACTTGTCCCTGAcgctctccttcctctccacccACCATCGCTGGTCTCCTGGAACTTGTCCCTGAcgctctccttcctctccacccACCATCGCTGGTCTCCTGGAACTTGTCCCTGAcgctctccttcctctccacccACCATCGCTGGTCTCCTGGAACTTGTCCCTGAcgctctccttcctctccacccACCATCGCTGGTCTCCTGGAACTTGTCCCTGACGCTCTCCAGCTTCTCCATGGCCTTCATGTTGGGGGGGCGCTGATCCGCTGCAGGACGCTCTGCAGGGTGTTCATCTCCGCCTCGATCTCATCCTCTGAAAGAACGTCCCACGGtaagagacaggggagagattCGGCTCGTCTTTTTATTAAATATGCTGACACTGTCTGAAACATCAAAtgtttgtctgtgcttgtgATGGCTGCTTCCGATGTTTGTGTTGATGAATGTTTTATACACTTGGAGCATACCTTCAGGTCCTCAGAGAGATTGCCGTAGTCGATTTCTTTCAGGGCCTCTTTGGCGTGCACAGAGCTGGAAGTCTCTCCACCTGAGAGCTCCCCTGGGCACAGAGAGATGGGATTAATGCATCTGGGTGAAAACAAAACACTAGACCCGGCGGTGAGTCAGCAGGAAGTCGGATGGACATTAACAGCGCGTTTGCATGTGGATATGTATTAACTCATTTCCTGTTCCTGATTGCCGTACCTCCCCCTGGCTGATGTCATCCATGGTGCCTGACTTGAGTGGCAGCCGGATGTCCTGCATCTTGCCGGCTTGGAGCAGGTTGTGTCTGTCGCTACGCTTCTGCTCCAGTTTGGTTTCAATGGCGGTCACCTCCTTCTGCAGCTGGGTAAGTTCTCTGCAAACACAATCACAGCCatatcagaaaaaaaatgaactacagTACAACAGCACGATATATATATCGCAATCACCAAATACCAGAAGCACAATCTGAAGTCCATTCAAAGCTGACCATCTTTCAGAATATTTGTATTGACTAACTATGACAGATATGGCTGATACAAATGACAGCGTACACTTACTTGTTTGCACCGCCGAGCTTCCTGCGTATATCCTCCATCTTACGGTTTTTGTCATTCACTTCAGACTTTTTGGTGAGGTGTTGGTTCTTCAAGTCTTGGAGCTGGGCCATTGTTCCATCAATGATCttcatgtgtctgtgctccTCCTAATCAAACAACGAGTACAGAAGTGCTAcaacaccaaaaaaaacaacattttcaaACCAAAGGCATTCGGAGTTAAAGTTAAATTCAATAGTGCTCGTTAAGCTGCACACTTATGCATGCATTGATATGAGACCATTTCATAGGGATTTGCCATTAGCATTTCGCTTATGGTCCCAGAGTGAGTCGCATGAATTGATATGAGATCATTTATAGGGATTTTCCATTAGCATTTTGCTTATGGTTCCTCTGTCAGACTCAAAGTCCTTTCTCCAAGTATGATTCCTGTTACCTTCGCTCTATTTCACTCTCGTCCTTTTTCACCGTCTGTTCCCACATCGTCACTTTCTCCTGGTCCTCCTTCAGCTGGTTCTTCTCGTAGTCCAGCTGGATAGCCAGACGGGTCTTCTGGGTCTCGAACTCCAGACTGGAGAATCCACAAGAAAGTTTTTTTGAGAAGGTACAAGATGACTGCGTAACCTTGGCTATTTCATTCTGCCTCttcaccttctcctcctcaaaTTCTCTGATATTTCTCACGCCGATCGCCGTCCTCCACCTGATGAACACAAAGCAACAATGACCATAAAGAACAGTCTGGGATGTACAAGTTTGTGGTTGATGTGAATGTAGTAGTGGAAAGAAATTATCTGGTACCAGGTTCATGCGGTCCCTAAGCTCACGTGATTGGATGATCTTTTTGATGTCGTTGATACGGGGGGGCCAAAATTAGCAAGTTCACTCTCCAATTTAGACTTCTCCTATACGTTAGTAGAgtaaagagaaaacaaagaggGTAGTATTTAGACACAGGCTTTAGCGATGAGAGTTCAGAATGATAACTCTGTCATAGAAGGAACAGGACAGCGTGCTGTTTTATCAGTATGGCATCAATATCAGTGTACTACGAATTGACCTTCCGTAGCTAAAAGCACATGCTGaggcaggtgagacacacacacacacacacacacacacacacaccgaaacacacaccGAGGATTAAGTGTCGGGAGTGTATTTATTATTTGGGTCTCAGAATGGACGAACTTTTAAATTTTTACtttgaaaggtttttttttttgttttcataccAAATGGAATGTTGAGAGACAGGTGGGGTGTTTTGGTCGGTTCCAAGTCATTCTGGGAGTATTTCAGCCtcatctgtaagtgtgtgtgtgggagagaacgtgtgtgtgtgtgtgtgtgaggttccaAGTCACTCTGGGAGTATTTCAGCCtcatctgtaagtgtgtgtgtgggagagaacgtgtgtgtgtgtgtgtgtgaggttccaAGTCACTCTGGGAGTATTTCAGCCTCATCTGTAAgccgtgtgtgtgggagagaacgtgtgtgtgtgtgtgtgtgaggttccaAGTC encodes the following:
- the LOC105897288 gene encoding LOW QUALITY PROTEIN: structural maintenance of chromosomes protein 1A (The sequence of the model RefSeq protein was modified relative to this genomic sequence to represent the inferred CDS: inserted 2 bases in 2 codons; deleted 1 base in 1 codon; substituted 2 bases at 2 genomic stop codons), translated to MLMKCNILLFYLLKCFLLSGQYGRLIDLCQPTQKKFQIAVTKVLGKNMDAIIVDSEKTGRDCIQYIKEQRGGGGAETFLPLDYLEVQVMHPPVEKPRRAAGCXAAVIDVIRYEPPHIKKALQYTCGNALVCENVEDARRIAFRGPYRHKTVALDGTLFQKSGVISGVANDLKAKAWRXDEKAVDKLKDKKEKLTEELKEQMKAKRKDELRQVQSQAHGLQMRLKYSQSDLEPHTHTHTRSLPHTAYRRINDIKKIIQSRELRDRMNLVPDNFFPLLHSHQPQTCTSQTVLYGHCCFVFIRWRTAIGVRNIREFEEEKVKRQNEIAKVTQSSCTFSKKLSCGFSSLEFETQKTRLAIQLDYEKNQLKEDQEKVTMWEQTVKKDESEIERRHMKIIDGTMAQLQDLKNQHLTKKSEVNDKNRKMEDIRRKLGGANKELTQLQKEVTAIETKLEQKRSDRHNLLQAGKMQDIRLPLKSGTMDDISQGEGSSQVEXTSSSVHAKEALKEIDYGNLSEDLKVCSKCIKHSSTQTSEAAITNRGGDEHPAERPAADQRPPNMKAMEKLESVRDKFQETSDGGWRGRRASGTSSRRPAMVGGEEGERQGQVPGDQRWWVERKESVRDKFQETSDGGWRGRRASGTSSRRPAMYLKELCVLCSAEFEAARKRAKKAKQAFEQIKKERFDRFNVCFESVATNIDEIYKALSRNSSAQALLVPENPEEPYLDGINYNYGINYNCVAPGKSFRPMDSLSGGEKTVXLALLFVIHSYKPAPFFVLDEIDAALDNTNIGKVANYIKDQSVQNFQAIVISLKKEFYTKADSLIGVYPEQGNCVISKVLTFDLSQYPDAIPNPNE